The Candidatus Hydrogenedentota bacterium DNA window ACCTCGAACAGACGATTGTTGACAATCAGCGTGGCCAGCGGCTCGCGTTCCGAGACGCGGATCAGCACGACATCGGGAAAAGCGCGGCGGATCACGCAATCGCGCACATAAGGGATGCGTTCGATGCGGTCGCGCACGGCCTGCACATCCAGGAACAGCACGTTGTCCGTTTCCGTGATGCCCGCGACGGCGCGAATCGTTTCCGCCGGGATGCGCTGCGCGCCTTCGATGCGCAGACATTGGACCCGCAGGGCCGGCGCCGTGCGCACGTATGCATACGCGGCAATCACCACGGCAGTCAGCACGGCGATGCCAATCACCGCTTCGGTCCAGCGCAATACACGACGGATGCGCGCGCCGCGGTTGCCACGCCGCGGCGTGTGTTTCCGGTGCGGTCTGGCCATCAGCGTCGTCTCAGCGCCTCCAATAACGGTTCACAAATGCGATTGATGTTGCCCGCGCCCAGCACGAGCACCACGTCGCCCGGCTTCAGGCCGGGCACGATATGCTCCGGCACGGCATACATGTCCTGCACCAGTTCGACCTGCTGCGCGCCCTGCCGCCGCGCCGCATCGACAATCAGGCTGGAATCCACGCCCGGCATCGGCTCCTCGCGCGACGGGTAGATGTCGGTGACCAGGCTGCGGTCCACGCTGCCCAGGACGCGCCCAAACTCCTCGCAGAAGAACTTCGTCCTGCTGTACAAGTGCGGCTGGAATATGCAGACGATGCGGCCCGGCCCGGTCATGCGCACCGCCTCGAACGTGCTGGCGATCTCCGTCGGGTGGTGCGCGTAATCCTCGACCACGACCACGCCATCGTGCCGGCCGCGCACTTGCAGCCGCCGCTGCACCCCGTCAAACTGGCGCAGACCGTCCGCGATGACCCCGAAGCGCATGCCCAGGCACAAGCCAACGGCGCACGCGCCGAGCGCGTTGCGCACGTTGTGCGGGCCGAGGGCGTTGATGTCCAGTTCCCCGAGACGCCCCGTGGCGGGCAGCCGCTCGTCGCGGCTCACCACCTCGAAACGCAAGCGTGCCTGGCTGAGCTGGTCCGCAGGCGCGCGGTTCGGGTCGGGGACTGCAAGACGGACGTTCCGGCCCTGCAACGACGCGCCGTCGTCCAATCCGTACGTGATACAGACGCTCTCGATATCATCGAGGATCGCGCGGACATTGGGATCGTCATAGCACACGATGGAATACCCGTAGAACGGCACGCCATTGCAGAAATCGGTGAAGGCGCGCTTGATCCGGTCGAGCGTGCCAAAGTACTCGAGATGTTCCGCGTCGATGCTCGTAACCACGGCGATGGTCGGGTGCAGCCGCAGGAACGAGCCGTCGTGTTCGTCCGCCTCCGCTACGAGGCAGTCGCCAGTGCCCCAGCGCGCGTTCGTCCCGCTGCGGTGGAGGATGCCGCCGACGATGCTGGTGGCGCCCACGTTGGCGCGGTCGAGGAACGTGCTGATCATCGAGGTCGTCGTGGTCTTCCCGTGCGTGCCGCCAACCGCCACCGCCTCCGGCTTCAGCCGCATCAGGTCCGCCAGCAGGTCGCTGCGCTGAATCACCGGAATGCCGCGCCGTGTCGCCGCAACCACTTCCACGTTGTCCTCGCGCACCGCCGCCGAGATTACGAGGATGCCCGCATCGCCGATGTTCGAGGCCTGATGGTCCTCAAAAAACTTCAGGCCATTGTGTTCCAGGCGCTGCGTAATCTCCGAAGCCGCCAAGTCGGAACCGGACACTTCATAACCGAGATTCAGGAGAATCTCGGCAAGACCGCTCATGCCGATACCTCCGACACCGACGAAGTGTACTTTTCGCTTACTCCCATTCACGGAAGAGGCCCCTGACCGCAATATATTGTGGCACCGCGCATTATAACATCTACAGACAGATAAGGGAAGCCTCTTCTTTCTGCCGAAAAGGCCTTCCCTTCCCGGCAGACGCAAGGGCCATCCCTTGACACAAAGCACCATTATCATAAATTTATCATTTTATCAAGTAATGTTTTTCTTGCCTCGCGGCAGGTTTACCAGACACGACACGACGGCAAGCGGGGTGCGCGGACAACGCCTCTGCTGTTACCATAGGCGCATTGGTGCGATGGGATACGCCGCCATGAGCGAATTCGGCAAGGTCTATCTCGTCGGCGCGGGGCCGGGCGACCCAGCCCTGATAACGGTGCGGGGCCGCGCGTTGCTGGAATGCGCTGATGTAGTCATTTATGACGCCTTGATACATCCGGAACTGCTGTGTTTGGCGCCGCGCGCGGAACACGTTTACGTGGGCAAACAGGCGGAACGCCACAGCCTGCCACAGGATGATATCAATCGTATTCTTCTGGAGCACGCGTCGCGCTGCGGGTGCGTCGTACGGCTGAAAGGCGGCGACCCGTTCGTGTTCGGGCGCGGCGGCGAAGAGGCGGCCGCGCTGGCGGCGGCGGGCGTGCCATTCGAGATCGTGCCGGGCGTGACCGCGGGCGTGGCGGGCCCCGCATACGCGGGCATACCGGTAACGCATCGCGGACTTTCCTCGAGCGTGACGTTCCTGAGCGCGCACGGCGCGCCCGGGGAGCCGTCGCGTCTGACCAACATCGCGAAGACGATGCTTGAGGGGACGCAGGTCATATACATGGGCGTGACAAAACTCGCGCAGGTCACGGATGCGCTCATACGCGCCGGACGCGCGCCGGACACGCCCGCCGCGGCCGTCGAGTGGGCGGCCTTCGCTCGTCAGCGCACGATCACCGGGACCCTGGGGACATTGAGCGATCGGTGTATCCGCGCGAACCTCGAAGCGCCCGCCATTGTCGTGGTTGGCCCCGTCGTAACGCTGCACGAAACGCTGCGCTGGTTCGAGAAACGGCCGCTGCACGGGCTGCGCGCAGCCGTGACGCATGCGGAGCAGCATGCGGGCGCGCTGGAACAGCGCCTGCGCGACCTCGGAGCGGACGTATTCGCGTTACCGGCGCTGCGCATCGAAACGGTGGACACCCTGCCGGATATCGACCCCGGCGCCTACGACTGGGTCGTACTGACGAGCGCGAACGCGGCCGCCATGCTCTTTCAACTGCTCGCGCGGTCGCGTCACGACGCGCGCGCCCTCGCCGGAGTGCGCCTGTGTGCCGCGGGCACGCCGAGCGTGCTCGAAACCCTGCGCCGGCGCTGCATCGAGCCCGATGCCGTCCCCGCGCATTTCGGCGCGGGAGCGGCGGCCGACGCGATAGAGGCCTGCGGCGGACCCCTGAAAGGGAAACGCGTACTGCTGCCGCGCGCCGACATTGCCCGCGCCGCGCTCGCCAGCGCGTTGCGCGAGCGGGGCGCGACGGTTGAAGAACTTGTGGGATGGCGCAGGGTGCCCGCGCCTGTCGCACGCGAAACGGTTCAGGCGTTCCTCGCGTTCGACCCGGAAGTCGTCGTCTTTACGAACAGCGCGGGAGCCGCGCACTTCGCCTCCTTCTTTACCGGCGTGGAAATCGCGGCGCTGAGAGAACGCGCCGCCATAGCGTCGCTCGGGCCCGTCACCAGCGCTGCGGCCCGGGAACGGGGTTTCAAGGTCGCCGTCGAGCCTGCGCAGCCGGACATTCCGCATCTGATTGAAGCCATATGCCAGTGGCGGCTTCAAAAGTGCAGACCATGAGTCGGAGACGGCGCGCGCCGGCGGCCCGATTACGGGAATCGCGCATCTGGTTACATTCGGTAATTGGGGAGTGACTGCCTTGTTGACGATCGTGCTTGGTTTTGCCCTGTTTGCGCAGGCGGAGACGCCCGCGGAGCACCTGCTGGTGGATTTCAGCGCCGAGACCTTGCCCGCCTGCGTCGTGCTGCACGACACGGAGATGCGGCGGGTCGCGTACGAGGACGGATTCGCGCACGAGGTCCGGTTCCACACGGTCGACTGGCCGAACGTGTTCTTCCAGGCGCCGCCCGGAAACTGGGACTGGAGCGCCTACGCCGGTGTAGCGGCGTCGCTATACAACCCAGAGGATGCGCCAATCGACGCAGCCATGCGCGTGGACAACGCGGGCGCGGACGGCGTTCATCACTGCAACACCGTTTCGGGCAGCGTCGCGCCGCGAAGCCGCTGCATACTCCGCTGCTATTTCAACACGGGCGACGCGGAACTCTTCTGGGGCATGCGCGGCGTGCCCGTGCGCGGCCCCTTGGGCGGCGGACCCACGCTTGACACGCGGAATATTACGGCGTTTCAGGTTTTTCTGCAGCGGCCGCAACACGAACGCACACTCCTCTTCGAGCGCGCGTGGCTCTTCGGCAAAGGGGGCGCCCTGCGCGAACAAGTGCCGTTTCCGTTCATCGACCCGTTTGGCCAATACAAACACGCCGACTGGCCCGGCAAGCTGCACGACGAAAGCGCGTTCGCGGAACGCCGCCGCGAGGAGGAAACCGCACTCGCCGCCGCGCCGCGCCTGACCGGACGCGACCGTTTCGGAGGCTGGGCCGACGGACCGCGCCGCGAGGCCACGGGCTGGTTCCGCACGGAAAAGGTGGACGGCAAATGGTGGCTCGTGACGCCTGAGGGCTCATTGTTCTTCTCCGTTGGCGCGGATTGCGTCGGCACGTGGGAGCAGACCTTCATCGAAGGGCGCGACGGCTGGTTCGAATGGCTTCCGGACGAAGGGGACCCGCGTTTCCAGGGCTGCCGCGGCGAAGTGCAAGGCGCGCATAGCGGCGCGGACCGCATTGGCGGGAAGGGCCGCACGTTCAGTTTTTATCGGGCAAACCTGGCGCGCAAATACGGTGAACGCTGGGCCGATGCATGGCGCGACATCAGCTACCGCCGCCTGAACGCGTGGGGAGTCAACACGATCGGCAACTGGTCGCAGCAGGACGTGCTGGAGCAGAGCCCGGCGCCCTTCATCGTGGCTACCGGCATCGGCGGCGTGCGCCTGATCGAAGGCGCCACCGGCTATTGGTCGAAGATGAAAGATGTCTTCGCGCCCGAGTTCGAGGAACAGGCCGACCGCGCCCTTGCCTGGGCGGGCGCGAAATACGGGGCAAATCCGCTGTGCATCGGGTATTTCTGCGACAACGAGCTCGCCTGGGAGGGCTTCGCGCGCGGCACGCTCGAGAGTCCGGCCGGTCAACCGGCGCGCGCCGCCCTGATCGAACAGCTGAAGGCGCAGTACACCGGAATTGAGGCGCTCAATGCCGCGTGGGGAACGGCCGCCACAGACTGGGACGCGCTGCGCACGCCGGAAACGCCGAACGTAACGGCGCTGGCGGATTTGGAGACGTTCACCTGCCAGTTCGCCCGCCGCTATTTCGAGGTGGTCCGCGCGGCGTGCAGGAAACACGCGCCACACCAGTTGTATCTGGGCTGCCGGTTCGCGGGCCCCCCGCCGGAACCTGTGGCGCGCGCCTGCGCCGAATTCGCGGACGTGATGTGCTACAACCTCTACTACCGGGAAATCCCGGCGGACAAGTTCCTGGCTTACGACAAGCCGCTGATCATCGGCGAGTTCCATTTCGGCGCGCTCGACCGCGGACTGTTCCACACGGGGCTTGTCGCGACGGAGAACCAGCAGGCGCGCGCGGAGGCCTATGCGCGTTATGTGCGAAGCGTTGCCGTGCACCCGAACTTCGTCGGCTGCCACTGGTTTCAGTATGTGGACGAGCCCGTTACCGGGCGCTGGTTAGATGGCGAAAACTACAACATTGGCTTTGTCGACGTGACTGACACGCCCTACCCGGAACTGGTCGAGGCGGCGCGCGCCGTGCATCAGTCGATTTACCTGCTGCGCTCCGGCGGCGCTCAGCACCCATGACGCCGGAGAGGAACGCGCAGCCGAAGCGCGTCCGTTGTTTGCATTCCCCCCGATGGCGCGCTAGGCTATGTGCTCGCACATTCGACGGGGCTTGGAAGCTTCCCCGCAGCCCCGATACAAAAACAACGGAGTAGCATGTTCATGGGTACCGGTCCAAAAATCGCCATTGCGGTGGGCGTGGTTTTTGCCGTGGTATTCGGCCTGCCGATGCTCGCTATGCTGAAGAAAGGCGGCATCGAGGCGGCGAAGCCCAAGAATTTCACCGCAACAGACCTCACGAACACGTCCTGGGAAGTCAACGTCATGGGACACACGGCCAGCATCGACCTGAACGCCGGCGGCCAGGCGGTGGCGAATGTGCCGCCTCCGGTCATTGCGATGGCGAAACAGATGATGAACATGGACATACCGCCGCAGGTTCCCGGCACGTGGTCGGTGACAGACAACCAACTGGTCGTGGGCGTCGATTTCATGGGAATGAAACAGCAGGTCAAATGCGAGATTCGCGGCCAGCATATATACTATAAGGAAGGTCAAGAGGAGAAAGAAGCGCGGCGCCTGCGCTGACGCGGGCGCGTAGCGGGGGTTTTCAGTCGTGGACGGTTGGATACGATGAATCCGGGTTTGCGCATAGCCTTGACGATCGCCGGCGTCCTGATTCTGGTGTTCTGCGCGCTCACGCTGCTCGCCGTGCTCGCGAAACAGCACAGAGCCGAAGAAAGCGCCAACGGCGCCCCGCAGACCGCAGCGGATGCCGCTGTGCCGCAACCTGGTTCCCCGCCGCAATCCATCCCGCCCCCTGCCCCGGCGTTTCAGCCCGTCCCCCAGTCCCCGCAACCGCCCCCTCCTGCGCCCCCCCCGCGCCGCGCACCACAGCAGCCTCAAGGTTGGAACGCGCAGAACCTGGTCGGCACGGCGTGGGCAGTTGGCACCCAATACGGCAATTTCATCGTGCATCTGCAACCGGGCGGTCAAGCCATCGCTTCCACGCCAATGGGAACCGTAGTGGGCAATTGGCGGGCTTCGGGCAACAATCTGACCGTCTCCGCCATGGGCCAGTCGTACACCTGCCGCATCCAAGGCTGGCAGATCATCGCGGGCGACGGCTTCCCGATCACCAAGGTCAATTAGGCGGTCTCCCGCCCGCCGGCGTCACGGTGCGGCCGCGAGTATCGCCTCTTCCGCATAACGCAGCGTGGCGTCTTCCCCGTCCGCATAAACAGCGCGCACCGTGTCCACATCCAGCGGTACGCGCAGGTCGGGCTGCACGCCCCCCTCGCCCGCCGCATTGCCTTCGCCCAGAATGCCGCCCGCTTCATTCAGCGCACGGCCCACCGGGAAATAGAGTGCACGCCCGTCCGGCAGGTCCGCATACCCGCCGCCCACGGCCATCGAGCCAAAGGTGCCGCTCATGCCTGCGATGCGTGTGCCGGGCCGCCGTTGCAGCGCCATGGGCACGCCCTCGGCGGCATTGAACGTGGAGTAATCGACCAGCACGGCGACAGGCCCTTCAAAATAGGGGTCGCGCGGCTCGATTCGCAGATGCGCGTCCTCCTTCACGACAAAGTCCTGCGCTTCCTTGTCATAAATCGCGATGTCTTCGTAGAACACAGGTTCCCGGAAGAAATGACCGAGACATTTTGGGACCAGGTCGTCCGCCCCGCCGCTGTTGCCGCGCACGTCCAGGATCAAGCCCGGCACTCCCTTGCGGACGAGAGACGCGACCTCGCTCTTGAATGCATTCGCGGGAAACGGCGTGGTCACCGTCGGCGCGAAGAAGTGCAGTCTGATGTAACCCAGGCCGCTGGGCAGCACCTTCGCCTCGACCGGCGAGCCAAAATCGCTGACTTCACTGTCATAAAGATAGGTCTGGTTGAGCGTCTCGTAGCCGTCGTCAACGGCGCGCAGGGTCGCCTGCACCGGCTCCGCGGCATTGAGGTTCTTGAAGACCACCCCCACCTCCGAGTCCACGGGACAACGCGTCAGGAAACGCAACTGCTCGATGCGGCGTCCCGCCAAGGTCGCGGGCGGGCGGCGCGCCCAGATGACCGGCGTGCCGTCCAGCGCGTTCTGAACCGGCGCGCCGCCGTATTCGACGATTTCCGCGCCCCACTGCATGCCCGCGGCGGCAGCGGGGCCATCGTCGAGCAGGATGTGCGCGATGACACGCCCGTCGTCCAGTTGAATGACGCCGAACCCGAGTCCGCCGCCGATATGATCGCGCCGGATATCCTCATCGTCGTAAAGGCCCATGTTGCCATCCGGAATCGCGTAGACGTACTCGAGCAGGACGACGTAGAGCGCCGCTTCGTCCTCCGCGGCTTCAGCAGCGCTGATGCGCGGCGCGAACGCTTCGTAATGGGACGCCCAATCAATGCCCTTATGGGCCGTGAACGGGTATTCCGCCGCCAGTTTCTGATGTATCGCGTCGAAAGCGCCCAGCCAGCCCAGCCTGCTATAGTCCAGGTCCTTCTTCCCGAAGAAGGGGATGCGGAAAGGCAGATCGGGCACGGGGATTGGGATATTGGTCAGCGGGATTGTCGTTGTCGTGCATGTCAGCAGCACTCCGCAAAGCCCGCCCACCGCGAACACGCGCCATGCGGCGCCCATGCGCAGCCGTCTGTCACCACGATGTGCCATAGCGTCCTTCATCCCTCCGGTTGTTCCATCTGTCAAGGCCGACACCTTAGCGCAAAAAGTCCCCTGCGCGCAAAGGACCAGCGCCCAAAGCATGCCGTTGGTGCGGCGCGGCGGGGAGGCGTCAAACACCGCCGCCGCGTTAGAGTTGACTCCTTCCGGGCACATATGGTATTTTTCCGCTCCGTGCCCAATTACGGCTCTGCGCGGCAGGCGGCGGCACGCCGTTGCTCGCGGTGATGGATTGCCGTCTTTTTTTTGTCCCTCGTTGGGAGATGCCCCATGGTCCGGATGAACGTGGGCTTGATCGGGTGCGGCAATATTGGCGCCGACTTGTGTATCGCTTTGCAAAAGGGTGATATTCCGGCGACGCTCGTCGCCCTGACGGATATTGACGAAAAGAAAGCGCGTTTGCTCAAGCGCTCGTTTCAGCTTGATGCGGATGTTTGTTCGCTGGAGGAAAGCGCCGGGCACGCGGACTTTTTGGTCGAGTGCGCGGTGGCCAGTTCCGTGCCCGAAGTGATCGAGGCGGCCATCCGGCATCATCGCGACTGCCTGGTCATGAGCGTGGGCGGCCTGATGCAGCGGCCGGACCTGGTCGAGCAGGCGCGGGAGTGCAAGATCGAGGTGCGCATCCCGTCGGGCGCGCTCGCCGGATTGGATGCGGTGCGCGCGGCGATGGAGGCGGGGCTGCACAGCGTCACGTTAACGACGCGCAAGCCGCCCAAGGGCCTGGAAGGCGCGCCGTATTTGAAAGAGCATGACATCGACCTGTCGACGTTGAAGGAGCCGAAGGTCGTGTTCGAGGGAACGGCTCTCGAGGCCTGCAAGGCGTTTCCGGCCAACGTGAACGTGGCCGGGGCGTTGAGCCTCGTGGGTATCGGCCCGAAAGAAACGCGGGTACGTATTATCGCGGACCCGAAGGCAACGGAAAACAGCCACGAGGTCGTGGCGGAAGGCGCATTCGGCCGGTTGCAGACGATGACGACGAATCTGCCGTCGCCGCGCAACGCGAAATCGAGTTATCTCGCTTCGCTGTCGGCCATTGCGGAACTGCGGGCTGCTGCCATGGCCTTCGCGGCGCACCAGCGTTGAGTCGCGGCGCCCGAAACCGAAGCAGACGCAGCAACGGAGAATAGCCCATGTACGCAGTAGTCAACACCGGCGGAAAACAGTACAAGATGGCCGTAGGCGACACGGTCCGCGTCGAGAAGATCGATGCGGAAATCGGCGACACCATCGAGTTGGACCAGGTGGCCCTGCTCGCGAAGGACGACGAGATCGTCACGGACCCGGCGGCACTGGCCGCGGCGCGGGTAGTCTGCAAGGTCGTCGAGCAGGACCGGGCCAAGAAGATCCGCGTCTACAAGTACAAGAACCGCAAGAACTACCACAAGACACGCGGGCACCGGCAGTACTACACGGCGGTGCGCGTACAAGACATCCAGGCATAAGGGAGAGGCGCCATGGCTCACAAGAAAGCAGGTGGCAGCTCGCGAAACGGGCGCGACAGCCAGTCGCAGCGGCTCGGGCTCAAGAAGTTCGGCGGGCAACAGGTCAAGGCGGGAAATATCATCGTGCGCCAGCGTGGCACGCAGTTTCACCCCGGCGACAATGTCGGCATGGGCAAAGACCATACGTTGTTTGCACTTATCGACGGCCGGGTACAGTTCCGGTTCCTCCGCAAAGACCGCAAGTGTATCGACGTCATTCCGGCAACAACGGAGTGATCCGCGCTCGTCACGATCATGTTTGTGGATCGCGTGAAAATCCGCGCCTTCGCGGGCGCTGGGGGCAACGGCTGCTGTAGCTTCCGCAGAGAGAAGTATGTGCCGCGCGGGGGACCCGACGGCGGCGACGGCGGGCCGGGCGGCGACATTGTCCTCGTGGCTTCCTCGCGGCTGCATTCTCTCCTGGATTTGCGCTTCCATCCTATTTGGAAGGGGAAGCGCGGCGTGCACGGCATGGGCAAGGACCGTCACGGCGCGGCGGGCGAACCCATCGAAATCCTCGTTCCCTGCGGCACCACCGTGCGCGACGCCGCGCGGGGAACCGTGCTGGCCGACCTCACGCACGAGGGCCAGCGCTACGTCGCGGCGCACGGCGGGCGCGGCGGCCGCGGCAATCCCCGTTTCGCGAGCTCGACCAATCGCACGCCGCGATTCGCGGAAAAGGGCGAACCCGGCGAAGATGTGCATCTCGCGCTGGAACTCAAACTGATCGCCGAGGTGGGCATCGTCGGCCTGCCCAACGCGGGCAAGTCCACGCTGCTGGCGGCCATCAGCGCGGCGCGCCCGAAAATCGCCGACTATCCTTTCACCACGCTCGCGCCTGTTCTGGGCGTGGCCGCATTGCCCGGGTTTCGCACGCTGACGGTGGCCGATATCCCCGGCATCATCGAAGGCGCTGCCGAAGGCAAGGGCCTCGGCCACGATTTTCTGCGGCACATCGAGCGCACCAAAGTGCTCCTGTTTCTGATTGACTTGAGCGATGCAAGCCCGCTCAAGACGAAACAAATCCTGGAGAAAGAACTGGAGCAACACAGCGCGGTTTTCAGCGGCCGCCCGCGCGTTTACGCACTGAACAAGGCCGATATTCCGGAGAACCGGGAGCGGTTCGAAAAACTGCGGCGCCGCTTCAAGAAGCCGAGCCTCATCTCGGGTGCGACCGGCGACGGCGTCCCGGAACTGCTGGAGCGCCTCTGGGAGGAAGTCGAGCAGGTGCGCAAGAGCGAGACATTGGAGCCTCAGGAAGACACGGAGGACGCGGAGTATGTCTATGAGGCGCCCTTCGAGGTCATGAAAACGCCCAGCGGTTTCGCCGTCGAGGGCAAACGCATCGTGCAGGTCGTGCGCATGACCAACTTCGAGAACGAAGAGGCCGTGCGGCACCTGCAGGACACGCTGCGCAAGATGGGGCTTTTCAAGGCGCTCAAGCGCCTCGGCGCCAAGTCCGGGCAGACGATCCGTATCAGCGATTACGAACTCGAGTACGAGCCCGAGTAAGGCCGTGCAACTGCAGGAAGCCGGCGCGCCTTCGCCGGCGGGCGCGCGCCAACGGATTGCGCTTCGCTCAGCTGGCCGAGAAGAGCGCCATGATGTTCGCCATGGGCCGGTTGATCGGCTGGCCGCCCGGATACCGGATGAAATCCACGTGACCGTCCAGGTACATCACGTTACACCCGCCCGGCACGTGGTTGTACAACGTGATGGTGCCCGCCGTGCCGAGTTGGTCGATCATGACGAATACGGTGCTCTGCGCCTGGGCCGCCGCCGCCGGGTTGTTGATGTCGGTGATCAAGAACCGCTCAATGCCCTCGCGAAGCCGGTAGACGGTGTCGCCGCCGCCATTCCCATGTGACTCGAGCGGCGTGCCGGGACCGCCCTGCACATCGCAGTCCGCCAGCCTGGCGACCGGCAACTCGCCCGCGGGTCCGGGGCTCATCAGGCCGGTCACGGCGGCCGGATTGTCGTTGAAGGCTTCCAGCAACAACCGCGGCAGTTGCGACGGCACCAGGGTGTCGCCTGGAATGTTCACGCCGAAGGTGGAGGCAAGCAGGTCCACCCCCACGGCGCTTGCAGGCTCCACTTGGCCCGGCACATCGTTCATGCGGTCCAGCACCCAGCCGAAATAGGCGTAACTCGTGTCGATATCGTTCACGCCGTTGCCGCCGCCCAGGTAGTAGCCGATGTGCCAGTCGCCTTCGCGGATGCCCAAGGCCGGGATGTCGTCGTCCCGCAGGTTATCGATGTCTTCCGTCGCATCGGATGGGCAGACGACAATCGCCGGGTCCGTAAGGTATTCCGGATAGATCGCCTTCACCTTCGGCCCTGCCGCAACGTAAAGTTCCCAGGAACCACTGTCATCGCGCGGCTTGACTTCGAGTTCCATGGGCGGGAACCGTTCTCCGGGGTCTTCGTTCGCATACATCTTGTACACGAGCCCCCATTCCTTGAGATTGTTCTGGCAGCTGGAGCGCCGCGCCGCCTCGCGCGCCCGCGCCAGGGCCGGCAGAAGAATCGC harbors:
- a CDS encoding DUF1559 domain-containing protein; translated protein: MRRRGFTLIELLVVIAIIGILAAILLPALARAREAARRSSCQNNLKEWGLVYKMYANEDPGERFPPMELEVKPRDDSGSWELYVAAGPKVKAIYPEYLTDPAIVVCPSDATEDIDNLRDDDIPALGIREGDWHIGYYLGGGNGVNDIDTSYAYFGWVLDRMNDVPGQVEPASAVGVDLLASTFGVNIPGDTLVPSQLPRLLLEAFNDNPAAVTGLMSPGPAGELPVARLADCDVQGGPGTPLESHGNGGGDTVYRLREGIERFLITDINNPAAAAQAQSTVFVMIDQLGTAGTITLYNHVPGGCNVMYLDGHVDFIRYPGGQPINRPMANIMALFSAS